Proteins encoded together in one Chitinophaga sp. LS1 window:
- a CDS encoding SusC/RagA family TonB-linked outer membrane protein, with the protein MRRIFAANGAFYVVLCLLFLLRASIPAFAQTPGPSDVNEMLNKRMDLSVSNKSLKAIFKLISSTTGLHFIASANQLDVTDHYSIYASNFSVTQILFELLGRQGFTWTSRGDMVVFSRSGPLIPLPPNSIAKKISSKLNVVTGIVMDEKGTALPGATVRISGTNQGGTTDETGRFTFLTEKEDVVLYATYTGYMPAAKEANIDDSIRIKLVLANNVLDETVIMAYGITTRRTNTGSIAKVSSSEISRQPVVNLLGALEARVPGLAVTPSSGVNGTSFTVQIRGRNSFANGSDPLYIVDRVPYISSKTINLLGSIAVQNFDAGGISPFNNLNKEDIESIEILKDADATAIYGSRGANGVILITTKRGKEGKATLNLKLSTGIGKVPGMDNLLSKEQYMAMRKEAFANDGITPDNLEGSVGYAPDLMAWNQNRARDWQKMIIGGTANLTNLNVALSGGSKVIQYRLSGSVLKGTSVFPIDMPYLRGTGDVSVTYLSKNKRLSADLNGKYGKDRNEMFNGNLLGTVAPPNAPGPWDDNGKLVWQENGAEFSNPLADLYKKYTIRTGNLLGSMKLGYRIVDSLSFLLSAGLNRYRDNENSQVPTFSINPSSDSASNGSASFGTQEIKSYILEPQLDYTKTFKFGKVNALIGTTWQYSSNTNMVIDADGFTDDGRLDDISAAGKTAILSKYSSKYKYAALFGRLIYNYKDRYILNFSARRDGSSRFGPGKRWSNFGSIGGAWLFSNEDFVMNNVRFLDYGKLRGSYGVTGNDQIGDYRYLDTWSSGVNPNLYQGIIPLTPDALLNTNFSWERSKKIETAIELGFLKNKLITTIAYFNNTNDKQIIAYKLPAQTGFMNVIKNEGVVVRNSGWEFDMTAEVMRRKHFSWRVNANMTFPKNRLMVFPDISHYDYDLYYSVGYPLNVLKHYHNLGVDKTDGLYKFEDVNKDGALGSPDYKNEGNLDPTFYGGIGNAFQYKAFRLDIFLTVRKQTVPNYFYSAYFNMLAPGVLANQPKWVLDRWQHPGDETNVQRFVTSNILNGDVQSYNIYTSDAVYENNFYIKVKNISFYYTMNKDVVKKLKLSDLKFYLQGQNLFILTKYKGLDPETPYYFSLPTLRIVTAGLEVQF; encoded by the coding sequence ATGAGAAGAATTTTTGCGGCCAATGGTGCTTTTTATGTAGTACTATGCCTGCTATTCTTACTGAGAGCAAGCATACCTGCATTCGCGCAAACCCCGGGTCCATCTGATGTGAACGAGATGTTGAATAAGAGAATGGATCTTTCGGTATCTAACAAATCATTAAAAGCCATATTTAAGCTGATCAGTTCCACGACCGGCTTACACTTCATTGCTTCCGCAAATCAGCTGGATGTAACGGATCATTATTCTATTTACGCAAGTAACTTTTCAGTAACACAAATATTGTTTGAATTGTTGGGCAGACAGGGTTTTACCTGGACTTCCAGAGGGGATATGGTGGTATTTAGCCGGTCGGGACCATTGATTCCTCTGCCACCGAATTCGATTGCAAAGAAAATTTCCAGCAAATTAAATGTCGTAACGGGTATTGTGATGGATGAGAAAGGGACGGCGTTGCCTGGAGCGACAGTAAGGATCAGTGGAACGAACCAGGGAGGTACGACAGATGAGACGGGGCGGTTTACTTTTCTGACGGAAAAGGAAGATGTGGTCCTTTATGCTACTTATACAGGATATATGCCTGCAGCGAAGGAGGCGAATATTGATGATTCTATCAGGATAAAATTAGTGTTGGCAAATAATGTGCTGGATGAGACGGTGATTATGGCCTATGGTATTACCACCCGCAGAACGAATACCGGCAGTATTGCCAAAGTATCTTCCAGCGAGATCTCCCGCCAGCCGGTGGTAAATTTATTAGGTGCTTTGGAAGCACGGGTTCCCGGATTGGCAGTGACACCGTCAAGTGGTGTGAATGGAACGAGCTTTACGGTGCAGATCAGGGGAAGGAATTCTTTTGCGAATGGTTCAGATCCTTTATATATCGTAGATCGGGTGCCTTACATTTCCAGCAAGACTATCAATCTGTTGGGATCGATTGCGGTGCAGAATTTTGATGCAGGCGGGATTAGTCCGTTTAATAATTTGAATAAGGAGGATATTGAGAGCATAGAGATTTTGAAGGATGCAGATGCGACGGCGATATATGGGAGTAGAGGTGCGAATGGGGTGATATTGATCACGACCAAGAGAGGAAAAGAAGGGAAGGCCACGTTGAATTTGAAATTGAGTACGGGGATAGGGAAGGTGCCTGGTATGGACAATTTGCTATCCAAAGAGCAATATATGGCGATGAGGAAGGAAGCGTTTGCAAATGATGGGATCACGCCGGATAATCTGGAAGGGAGTGTGGGGTATGCGCCGGATCTGATGGCGTGGAATCAGAACCGGGCGAGGGATTGGCAGAAAATGATTATTGGTGGAACAGCCAACTTAACGAATTTGAATGTGGCGCTGAGTGGAGGGAGTAAGGTGATACAGTATCGGTTGAGTGGAAGTGTGTTGAAAGGGACGTCGGTGTTTCCAATAGATATGCCTTATTTGAGAGGGACAGGGGATGTGTCAGTGACGTATTTGTCTAAGAATAAGAGGTTGAGTGCGGATTTGAATGGGAAGTATGGGAAGGATCGGAATGAAATGTTCAATGGCAATTTGCTAGGTACGGTGGCGCCACCGAATGCACCTGGCCCCTGGGATGATAATGGGAAGTTGGTTTGGCAGGAGAATGGGGCGGAGTTTAGTAATCCTTTGGCAGATTTGTATAAGAAGTATACGATCAGGACCGGGAATTTGTTGGGGAGTATGAAATTAGGGTATAGGATTGTGGATAGTTTGAGTTTCCTGTTGTCGGCAGGGTTAAATAGGTATCGGGATAATGAGAATTCGCAGGTACCGACTTTTTCGATAAATCCGAGTTCAGATTCGGCATCAAATGGTTCAGCTTCGTTTGGGACGCAGGAGATAAAGAGTTATATTCTGGAACCTCAGTTGGATTATACTAAGACGTTTAAGTTTGGAAAGGTGAATGCGTTGATAGGAACTACATGGCAGTATAGTTCGAATACCAATATGGTGATAGATGCAGATGGGTTTACGGATGATGGAAGGTTGGATGATATATCGGCAGCGGGTAAAACAGCTATATTGAGTAAGTATTCCTCGAAATACAAGTATGCGGCCTTATTCGGACGTTTGATATACAATTATAAGGATCGCTATATTCTGAATTTTTCAGCGAGAAGAGATGGATCGAGTCGGTTTGGACCCGGAAAAAGATGGTCGAATTTTGGATCAATAGGAGGTGCATGGCTGTTTAGTAATGAAGATTTTGTAATGAATAATGTAAGATTTTTGGACTACGGAAAGTTGAGAGGTAGTTATGGGGTCACTGGTAATGATCAAATTGGGGATTACCGATATTTGGATACCTGGTCGTCTGGTGTCAACCCTAATCTATATCAAGGGATCATTCCATTAACTCCTGATGCTTTATTAAATACCAATTTTTCATGGGAGAGAAGTAAGAAAATTGAAACGGCTATCGAGCTTGGATTTTTGAAGAATAAGTTAATTACTACCATTGCCTATTTTAATAATACGAATGATAAACAAATAATAGCCTATAAATTACCTGCCCAAACCGGATTTATGAATGTTATCAAAAATGAAGGGGTCGTGGTAAGGAATTCAGGATGGGAATTTGATATGACGGCTGAAGTAATGAGGAGAAAACATTTTAGCTGGAGAGTAAATGCAAATATGACCTTTCCGAAGAACAGGTTAATGGTATTCCCTGATATAAGTCATTATGATTATGACCTCTATTATTCGGTAGGATATCCATTGAATGTATTGAAACATTATCATAATTTGGGTGTGGATAAAACTGACGGCCTTTATAAATTTGAAGATGTTAACAAGGATGGAGCACTGGGTTCTCCGGATTATAAAAATGAAGGAAATCTTGACCCCACATTCTATGGTGGTATTGGAAACGCATTTCAGTATAAAGCATTCAGGTTAGATATATTTCTCACTGTGAGAAAACAGACGGTGCCTAATTATTTCTACTCTGCATATTTTAATATGCTTGCACCAGGTGTGTTGGCAAATCAGCCTAAATGGGTACTGGATAGATGGCAGCATCCCGGAGATGAGACCAATGTTCAACGATTTGTGACTTCAAATATTCTGAATGGAGATGTTCAAAGCTATAATATTTATACTTCTGATGCGGTCTATGAGAATAATTTTTATATAAAGGTGAAGAATATTTCATTCTATTACACAATGAATAAGGATGTGGTAAAGAAATTAAAATTGTCGGACCTTAAATTTTATTTGCAAGGCCAAAATTTATTTATTCTGACTAAGTATAAAGGATTAGATCCTGAAACACCATATTATTTCTCATTACCAACATTACGGATAGTAACAGCAGGATTGGAAGTGCAGTTTTAA
- a CDS encoding RagB/SusD family nutrient uptake outer membrane protein, protein MMKKYIVILLAIWLLSCNKLIDVGDPDNSVVGGNVFTHDTSALSAVSGVYAKIMASFPNMLNGGLSICGGLSADEIEPNNQTNTMLEFYNNSISTTSTFNRLYLWYFGYSLLYQTNAIIDGITNSTSMSVDVSNQLLGESYFIRSLIYLQMVQLFGDVPLVTSIDYKANAKLKRTATSVIFSQIKQDLLKSTGLLNENYPSNGRVRVNKWAAKALLAKLYLYEEDWVDAESASSQVINAGPYGLENDLNRVFLLDSKEAILQFMPVEVGYNTSEGAQFVPSPNGTSLPQYSVSDYLLNAFEAGDKRASSWIGTKVVNGVTYTFPYKYKLRINFSSNYVVSEYTMVLRLAEQYLIRAEARTHLSDLPGAIADVDSIRNRAGLPMISAINPGIDGNSLLIAIQKERQIELFAEWGNRWFDLKRNKTATSILSNRKPAWTDEDTLYPIPDAEIMLDSNLTQNPGYN, encoded by the coding sequence ATGATGAAAAAGTATATTGTAATACTGTTAGCGATATGGCTCCTTAGTTGTAATAAATTGATTGATGTGGGAGATCCGGATAATAGTGTAGTTGGGGGAAATGTATTTACCCATGATACATCTGCATTATCTGCTGTCAGTGGTGTTTACGCTAAAATTATGGCGTCCTTTCCCAATATGTTAAATGGAGGCCTATCCATTTGTGGTGGTCTGTCTGCCGATGAAATAGAGCCCAATAACCAGACCAATACGATGCTGGAATTTTATAACAATTCAATATCAACTACAAGCACATTTAATAGATTATACTTATGGTATTTTGGATATAGCTTGCTTTACCAGACAAATGCTATTATTGATGGAATAACCAATAGCACTTCCATGTCAGTAGATGTAAGTAATCAATTGTTGGGAGAATCCTATTTTATAAGATCTCTGATTTACTTGCAGATGGTACAGCTATTTGGTGATGTGCCGTTGGTGACCTCGATCGATTATAAGGCAAATGCAAAATTGAAGAGAACTGCAACGAGTGTTATTTTTTCACAGATAAAACAAGATTTACTAAAATCGACAGGATTGCTGAATGAAAATTATCCAAGTAATGGAAGGGTACGGGTTAACAAATGGGCAGCTAAAGCGCTGCTCGCAAAATTATATCTGTATGAAGAAGATTGGGTAGATGCAGAAAGTGCTTCGTCGCAGGTTATTAATGCCGGCCCTTATGGATTAGAAAACGATCTTAACAGGGTATTCCTCTTAGATAGTAAGGAAGCTATATTACAGTTTATGCCTGTTGAAGTTGGATATAATACATCCGAAGGTGCTCAGTTCGTACCTAGCCCCAATGGTACTTCATTACCGCAATATAGCGTCTCGGATTATTTGCTGAATGCTTTTGAAGCTGGCGATAAAAGAGCAAGTAGCTGGATTGGTACGAAGGTAGTGAATGGAGTTACTTACACCTTTCCGTATAAATATAAGTTACGGATAAATTTTAGTTCTAACTATGTAGTAAGTGAATATACAATGGTGCTCCGTCTTGCTGAGCAATATTTAATCCGTGCAGAAGCAAGGACTCATTTAAGTGATTTGCCGGGAGCTATAGCAGATGTAGACAGTATTAGAAATAGGGCAGGGTTGCCAATGATATCGGCTATAAATCCTGGTATTGACGGTAATAGTTTGTTGATAGCCATTCAAAAAGAACGGCAAATAGAATTGTTTGCAGAATGGGGAAATCGTTGGTTTGATCTCAAACGTAATAAAACTGCAACAAGCATTTTGTCAAACAGGAAGCCAGCGTGGACGGATGAAGATACGCTTTATCCAATTCCAGATGCGGAGATTATGTTAGATTCAAACCTTACACAAAATCCTGGATATAATTAA
- a CDS encoding MauE/DoxX family redox-associated membrane protein — MKTRMLFFNTVCLLFITMFVYAAVSKWMDFNVFVSQMHKQPFPAQLLPLLVWGIPFTELCVSLLLMLEKTRFTGLKIATGMMILFTGYIILIELRYFGEIPCSCGGAIVQFTWVQHLYFNLFFVSIGLVAILLIRKMNIFSR; from the coding sequence ATGAAAACTAGAATGCTGTTCTTTAATACAGTATGCCTACTGTTTATTACTATGTTTGTGTACGCGGCTGTAAGCAAGTGGATGGATTTTAATGTATTTGTTTCCCAGATGCATAAACAGCCGTTTCCTGCTCAGTTGTTGCCCCTGTTGGTATGGGGGATCCCTTTCACCGAGTTATGTGTATCATTGTTATTGATGTTGGAGAAGACCCGATTTACGGGGCTGAAGATTGCGACGGGAATGATGATACTTTTTACGGGGTATATTATCCTGATAGAGTTAAGATATTTTGGGGAGATACCTTGCTCATGTGGCGGCGCCATTGTTCAGTTCACGTGGGTACAACATTTGTATTTTAATTTGTTTTTTGTTTCAATTGGACTAGTTGCTATCCTACTGATTAGGAAGATGAATATATTCTCCCGGTAA
- a CDS encoding serine/threonine protein kinase: protein MSVFQLNNGYSLSTHEVKEFASDLSSYGIPYQESEHWLEVGDCELRNNFTLYISVLSQQVQSLLHQVIPVLEGYAVSYRLLKNNRLVDQSNGLTLGIKEAGRIIEIYPKQAKQAIQLVRELESVTSTFQGITPYDSLRIGKVLYTALDTGIRYHIPVAYRNKRRKGIIGKYYIPTKLLRFNPKGDIYLGVNIKQFAFSHCIIKQARAASFIDRYGRESAHKLFWQKSVLEAIQHELPVPQVIDFCSKGEDHYLVTSYINGQVLPERLKDVYRDRIWRELGVVDKVKILGYFLQITEILKRLHELGYLHRDVQINNFIIKEDKVYLLDFELAYYMPAGTPDPPFGYGTAMFMSPQQRRSEQPEPGDDIYSMGVVLAFMILNPVDQESFSGNIYNALVNAGLEAVLLDVVINCLDPAPAKRPTLSSIITLLKTGDIPGKIELV, encoded by the coding sequence ATGTCAGTTTTTCAACTGAATAACGGGTATTCTTTGAGTACACACGAAGTAAAAGAGTTTGCAAGCGATCTGTCATCATATGGTATACCTTACCAGGAATCTGAGCATTGGCTGGAGGTAGGCGATTGTGAATTGCGGAATAATTTCACGCTGTATATTTCGGTGCTTTCGCAACAGGTCCAATCTTTATTACATCAGGTAATCCCTGTGTTGGAGGGGTATGCTGTATCGTACCGGTTGTTAAAAAACAACAGACTGGTGGATCAGAGTAATGGATTGACGCTGGGTATCAAAGAAGCGGGCAGGATCATCGAGATCTATCCAAAGCAGGCGAAACAGGCGATACAACTGGTCCGGGAGCTGGAAAGCGTAACGAGTACCTTTCAGGGTATTACACCCTATGATAGTCTTCGAATAGGCAAGGTTTTATATACAGCATTGGATACCGGTATCAGGTACCATATACCTGTGGCCTACCGGAATAAGCGGCGCAAGGGGATTATCGGGAAGTATTATATACCGACAAAGTTATTACGATTTAATCCCAAGGGGGATATCTATTTGGGGGTGAATATAAAGCAGTTTGCATTTTCACATTGTATCATTAAGCAGGCACGAGCGGCGTCATTTATAGATAGGTATGGTCGGGAATCGGCGCATAAGTTATTCTGGCAGAAATCAGTACTGGAAGCCATACAACATGAATTGCCGGTACCACAGGTCATAGATTTTTGCAGTAAGGGGGAAGATCATTATTTAGTGACGAGTTATATAAACGGACAGGTATTGCCGGAGCGCTTGAAAGATGTGTACAGGGATCGCATCTGGCGTGAATTGGGGGTAGTCGACAAAGTTAAGATCTTAGGTTATTTTTTGCAGATAACGGAAATCCTTAAACGATTACATGAGCTTGGATATTTACATAGAGATGTTCAGATTAATAATTTTATAATCAAGGAAGACAAAGTATACCTGCTGGATTTTGAGTTAGCGTATTATATGCCGGCGGGTACACCGGATCCACCTTTTGGCTATGGAACGGCGATGTTTATGTCGCCACAGCAAAGGCGGAGTGAGCAGCCGGAACCGGGGGATGATATTTATTCAATGGGGGTTGTATTAGCATTTATGATTTTAAATCCTGTTGATCAGGAGAGCTTTTCAGGAAATATTTATAATGCACTGGTAAATGCAGGATTAGAAGCAGTTTTATTGGATGTAGTTATTAATTGCCTGGACCCTGCTCCTGCCAAGAGACCGACTCTTTCCTCAATAATAACCTTATTAAAGACAGGCGACATACCGGGGAAGATAGAACTGGTATAA
- a CDS encoding IS110 family transposase has protein sequence MVNARHIKYVPGHKTDRNDSAWIAKLLLSGLLKGSFIPPQYTRELRELYRYKRKVIGQRSSEYNRLQNILETANIKLSTVVSDVFGVSGWSMITAIIEGEQDPMILANLAKGRLKIKKQELILALEGHLNEHHRFMLSLSKTVILQLNDLLGQVDNRIDQYLKKWEEEVKLLQTIPEYKNKQLPPS, from the coding sequence CTGGTCAATGCCCGGCATATTAAATATGTGCCGGGGCATAAGACCGATCGCAATGACAGTGCCTGGATTGCAAAATTATTGCTAAGCGGGCTACTAAAGGGAAGTTTTATTCCACCGCAATACACTCGCGAATTACGGGAATTGTACCGATACAAACGTAAAGTAATAGGACAGCGGTCCAGTGAATATAACCGGTTACAGAACATTTTAGAGACAGCCAATATCAAATTGAGCACTGTAGTCAGTGATGTATTCGGTGTAAGTGGCTGGTCAATGATCACTGCCATTATTGAAGGAGAACAGGATCCTATGATATTGGCCAATTTGGCAAAAGGTAGGCTCAAAATCAAAAAACAAGAGCTTATTCTTGCATTAGAAGGCCATCTCAATGAGCATCACCGTTTTATGCTCAGCCTGTCTAAAACTGTTATTTTACAGCTAAATGACCTACTTGGTCAGGTGGATAACCGTATAGATCAGTACTTAAAAAAATGGGAGGAAGAAGTAAAATTACTTCAGACTATTCCCGAGTACAAAAACAAACAGCTACCGCCATCTTAG
- a CDS encoding serine hydrolase: MMKKLYLTLAGCIYIAATISAQTTGLQEQLPLLMHRDHIPGLSAAYIYHGKVTWVQHFGTADETTHSPVTDSTLFEAASLTKVVTAYAAMQLISEGKLNPDKPLNEYLGNNYDIGNDPRIHKITARRVLSHSAGLPNWRPNKDSSLPINFTPGDHFSYSGEGFVYLAVVMEKITGMTYEQLINKRVFLPLGMKHSHLTYLPAIKSYARRHDWMGNPTWLPDYTNINAAASLRTTAKDYATFLAAILNTPKGMFQSQIHVDTAKAPQLSWGLGVGLDSVAATRYCWHWGDQGDSRAFFCGDISKKDGIVFLTNSANGLSIVPDVLEVVFGPQQLDINKFVAYGKFEPTALTLIQTIQKDGAGKALIDSKIDEDHLNTIGYYFLNKKDYTNAIGVFAKATTDHPDSYNAWDSLAEAYMNQGNKEKAIEYYEKSLVLNPQNNNAVEKLKELRK, encoded by the coding sequence ATGATGAAAAAACTATATTTAACCCTTGCTGGCTGTATCTATATCGCAGCAACTATTTCTGCCCAAACTACCGGTTTGCAGGAGCAATTACCCCTGTTAATGCACCGTGATCATATTCCCGGCCTGTCGGCTGCCTATATCTATCACGGCAAGGTAACCTGGGTGCAACATTTCGGTACCGCCGACGAAACTACCCATTCCCCTGTAACAGACAGTACCCTGTTTGAAGCAGCCTCACTTACAAAAGTCGTGACTGCCTATGCCGCCATGCAACTCATTTCCGAAGGGAAACTTAATCCTGACAAACCGCTCAATGAATACCTGGGTAATAACTACGATATCGGAAACGACCCCCGTATCCACAAGATCACCGCCCGCAGGGTGTTGTCACATAGCGCCGGTTTGCCTAACTGGCGCCCCAATAAAGATTCATCCCTGCCTATCAATTTTACCCCCGGCGATCACTTTAGCTATTCAGGAGAAGGGTTCGTATACCTCGCCGTAGTCATGGAAAAGATCACAGGCATGACCTATGAGCAATTGATCAATAAAAGGGTATTCCTCCCATTAGGAATGAAACATAGCCATCTCACCTATCTTCCGGCTATTAAATCATATGCCAGAAGACATGACTGGATGGGAAACCCCACCTGGCTACCTGATTATACCAATATTAATGCTGCTGCCAGTCTGCGTACCACCGCAAAGGACTACGCTACCTTCCTGGCTGCTATACTGAATACACCCAAAGGCATGTTTCAGTCACAGATTCATGTAGATACCGCAAAGGCTCCTCAACTCAGCTGGGGATTAGGTGTAGGACTGGATAGTGTTGCAGCGACCCGGTATTGCTGGCATTGGGGGGATCAGGGCGATTCAAGGGCCTTCTTTTGTGGAGATATCAGTAAAAAGGATGGCATCGTATTTTTAACCAATAGTGCCAACGGCTTATCTATCGTACCCGATGTATTGGAGGTTGTATTTGGACCGCAGCAACTGGATATCAATAAATTTGTTGCGTATGGAAAATTCGAGCCTACTGCGCTAACTTTAATACAGACTATTCAAAAAGACGGTGCCGGAAAGGCGCTCATTGATAGCAAAATCGATGAAGACCATCTCAATACCATCGGCTATTATTTTTTAAACAAAAAGGATTATACGAACGCCATCGGCGTGTTTGCAAAAGCTACTACCGACCATCCGGATTCTTACAATGCGTGGGATAGTTTGGCAGAAGCATATATGAACCAGGGCAACAAAGAAAAGGCGATCGAATATTATGAAAAATCATTGGTGCTGAATCCGCAGAATAATAATGCGGTGGAGAAACTGAAAGAATTGAGGAAGTGA